The following is a genomic window from Aeromonas sp. FDAARGOS 1405.
AATGGAGGATGGAACATGAAACTACAACCTTTGGCACTGTTCCCCTTGCCTTCCCACATACTGCCGGGCGGCAAGCTTCCTCTGCGTCTGTTCGAGCCACGCCACCTGCAGATGCTCAAGGAGTCATTCATCAACGATCAGGGCTTTGGCATCGTGATGGAAGAGTCGACCACCTCGGGACAATCCGGCCGCATTCTGCCGGTGGGCACCCGGGTCAAGGTGACTGACTTCTACACCCTCAATGATGGCCTGCTGGGGGTGACGGTGCTAGGACTGGAGCGCTTCTGTATCCACGAGATGGAAACAGACGAGATGGGCCTGCGCCGCGCCAAGGTGGAGATGCTGCCCAACTGGCCGAGCACCCACTCCGATTTCAACGACAAGCTGCTGGTCAATCGCCTGCGGGAAGTGTTCGAGCAGTATCCGGAGCTTGATGAACTCTATCCGGACAAACGCTTTGAAGATGCCGCCTGGCTCTGCCAACGCTGGCTCGAGATATTGCCGATGCCGATTTATGAAAAGCAGATGCTGATTGCCAAACAAAACAGCGAAGCGGCCCGTAAATTTCTGCATCGCCTGATTTCACAATGACAAAAACAGCGTTGCAAAATGCAATTATTCCAAGAATGAAAATTTGAAATTCGCATTTTGCGAGTAAGTAGGAACGCAGAACGCCATAACAAGAGAGAGCCGCTGCGCTGAACGGCCAAAATTGAACACAAAAGAGTCCCAAGAAAGTTGGCACAGATTTTTCATGTAGATTGATACAACCCGATTTATCCCGTGCTCTCTTCAGTATTTGCTGAAGAACTGGTCAACCCACAAAGTTGACCATTTTTTTTATCCGCGCGTCGGTAACCGCTGACCAAAGTGACGCTTTAAACACTCCCTCAGCCGCGACAAGGTGATGGGTTTGGCGAGAAAATCATCCATCCCCTGTTCCAAACAGCACGCCTTGTCCTCCGCCATGGCATTGGCGGTCAATGCAATGATGGGCATGGTGTAACCAAGCTCACGCAATCGTCTCGTCGCCTCCAGTCCATCCATCAGCGGCATCCGCATATCCATCAGGATCAGATCAGGTTGCTGCTCATCCACCTGCGCCAGCGCCTCCAGACCATTGGCAGCCAGCCGTACCTTGCCCACCAGTTTTTGCAGCATCAGCGATACCACCAGCTGATTTACCGGGCTGTCCTCCACCACTAGTACGTCCAGTGGCAACAAGGGCTGATCACTCTCCTCTCGCAGGGGTTGGCAATGGCAAGGCAGTGCCATGCCCGGCAGCTCGAACCAGAAACAGCTTCCCTTGCCCGGCTCACTCTTCAGGTGGATCTCTCCCCCCATAAGCGTCACCAGACGCTTGCTGATGGCAAGACCCAGGCCGGTACCGGAAAAGCGGCGAGTCGCAGAATTATCAACCTGGGAGAAGGGCTCAAACAAGGTGGGTAGATCTGCCCTGGCGATCCCTATCCCGGTATCGGAGACAGAGACCCGCAACCTCTCATCCTGCCAGCCCAGATGTAGATTAACCTCCCCCTGCTCGGTAAATTTGAGGGCGTTGTCCAGCAGATTGCCCATCACCTGAGAAAGGCGCATCGGATCCCCCTGCAACTCGGCAGGGACAGCCTCATCTACCCGATAGTTCAGTGCAATCCCCTTGGATTCAGCACGACTCTGCAAAGGGTCAATAATGGACTGGCATAACTGGATCGGTTGCAGGGTCTCGCAGCGAAACACCAGGGTTTGCGACTCGATTTTCGAAAAATCGAGCACGTCATCGATGATGGTCTGTAGCAATCGCGCCGAGTGGGTTGCGTGGCGTAGCAGTTGCTTCTGCTCGGGAGCCAGCTCGGCGTGCAGCACCAGGTCGAGCATCCCCAGCACTGCATTCATGGGGGAGCGGATCTCGTGGGTCATCATGGCGAGAAACTGGGATTTGGCACGGTTGGCCGCTTCTGCATCATCCCGTGCGCGGGCCAGCTCCTCTTCACGGCGGATCTGGTGGCTGATATCACGTGCGGTACCACGATATCCGGTAAAAGTCCCTTCATGATCAAAACAGGGTTCGGCACTCACCTCCATCCAGCGTGGGCCATCGAGCATCGCAACCTGCATGCGTACAGCCCGGACCGGTTTACGCTTCTCCAATAGTTCAAGATATACCTGTGACTCGGTGCTCTGCTTGTTGCAAACATAGTCATAGAGGGTTGGCCGGGTCGCCAGCGGGGTCATATCGTCAAGGTAACCTGGCTCGGAAGCATAGCTGAGCCGATGTTCGGC
Proteins encoded in this region:
- a CDS encoding LON peptidase substrate-binding domain-containing protein, whose protein sequence is MKLQPLALFPLPSHILPGGKLPLRLFEPRHLQMLKESFINDQGFGIVMEESTTSGQSGRILPVGTRVKVTDFYTLNDGLLGVTVLGLERFCIHEMETDEMGLRRAKVEMLPNWPSTHSDFNDKLLVNRLREVFEQYPELDELYPDKRFEDAAWLCQRWLEILPMPIYEKQMLIAKQNSEAARKFLHRLISQ
- a CDS encoding ATP-binding protein produces the protein MIGNSELEALGDKLQTTLVDLMRCREREAKYRHESHTLLKGVATLADAKTLEQVLESLIQVLKPFIGFEHADVVAWSGEQGVTHLSTEPMRSARNWLMTPAFARAIAGETLVIYDPSQLPELAPLASEPGWSSVMLTGLQAPGFTATLICRHARAGTFDLTSKAAMERCRPLIAQALVNITYRARLQEQVAVKTEALQASERRFRSFAAMASDWFWETDAEHRLSYASEPGYLDDMTPLATRPTLYDYVCNKQSTESQVYLELLEKRKPVRAVRMQVAMLDGPRWMEVSAEPCFDHEGTFTGYRGTARDISHQIRREEELARARDDAEAANRAKSQFLAMMTHEIRSPMNAVLGMLDLVLHAELAPEQKQLLRHATHSARLLQTIIDDVLDFSKIESQTLVFRCETLQPIQLCQSIIDPLQSRAESKGIALNYRVDEAVPAELQGDPMRLSQVMGNLLDNALKFTEQGEVNLHLGWQDERLRVSVSDTGIGIARADLPTLFEPFSQVDNSATRRFSGTGLGLAISKRLVTLMGGEIHLKSEPGKGSCFWFELPGMALPCHCQPLREESDQPLLPLDVLVVEDSPVNQLVVSLMLQKLVGKVRLAANGLEALAQVDEQQPDLILMDMRMPLMDGLEATRRLRELGYTMPIIALTANAMAEDKACCLEQGMDDFLAKPITLSRLRECLKRHFGQRLPTRG